AGGGCAGTGCTCGCTAGCATGTCGGCTAAGATGCTACAAACTGGCTGCGCAGCTGCCTGGCCTCCGTGCTGTAGTTCTCTAGACACTTCTATGGTGTCCATGATATACAGCCTGCACCCTAGTTACAACACAGCAGTGCAAATACCACCAGCTCACACAGTGTCTGTGGCCATCTCTCTTCAGTGCAGTGTGCTGGCCATATCTTCTGTTTGCCATGTGACTCTTAACAGCTGGTATCGTGAGCTAATGAGTGTCTTTTAAGATTACATCTAATTGCAACAATGGAGAAAGGGACACCAGTTCGATTAGCTGTTAAATTTGCTCAGTGATTTGACTGAATGAAGTCACTTTGAAATGTTGAGGTTCCAAAAGGTGTTTCAGGGAAATGTCACTGCGGTAATGGAGGGGTTAGTGTACCTTATCCATCCTACACCACCTAgaatggagtgcaatgtcactgaattcagtgggactttgTCAACACTCTTACATCAGAACTTGTCTATCAATTGTCTTTTCTCTTAGTCTCCCTCTGCTGCCTGCTCTGTGTGTAAAAACCTAGAGACAGAAGAAGACTGTTCCCAGTAATTTTCTCTATGCAAAGTTCAAAACCTGCTGAGGAAAACTAACTAGAACTCAGTCCTTCCATGCACCCTTCAGAGACAAAAATCAGGGAAGGACCCCAACAAttgagggggggagaggggagtggccAACAAATCACCCAAAAAAAGCCATAGAGTGCAAATAAAGGGGAGGATCAAGGCTAGAGGAGGAAGAAGGCAAATGCAGGAATAGAAGGGAGACTAGTGTCCCATGTTGCTTTTCCCACTACACCTACTGCAAGGTGCCTGCTCTTTCTGCTGTTTGTGTGTAGCATTCCCGCATAAGTCAGAGTAGGAGGCTAGATCATTAGCAGAATTTAAAATGCCAAATTCCTACCCAAAAGCCATGTTCTATCCTGTGTGTATAGGATTCCTATTAATAGTCTCGGTGTAGTTTATGGTCCCAATTGTGTAGCTCTGCCACACAAACCCTAACCTGGTCCTCACCACATGAGGGCTaataccccaccccaccccccatgtaaCAATCAGCACCCTCTTCAAAACTCAGCTACCTGCAGTCTTCAGACTCACTGTCACAGTGGTGTGAATGTGCACGTGCAACCTGAGTGTAACATTAGTTGTACCTTTGTgtctatggggccagattctctgtttTGGTTCCAGCTGACTTGCACTGACTCAATAGCACAAAACTGCTTGAAAGCAGCCCTGAAGGATCAGTAGAGGATTGGCCCTGATGTAGGAGAGGTAGTTCCCATTGCCAGTTCTATGCCACTCACTCCCTGGTGTGTGGGTAAGGGGACATGCCAGAGGGGAGGGCTGAGGAGAGCCTATGGGATCACTGCAACCAGCATAATCCAAAGCATCCTAAGGACTCTCCTAAATTACGCTGAAGGCCATTTTGGTCCCCATCTGGCCCAGGATCAGGGGAGCAGAAAGGTGGCTTGGAGCAGCCTTTTCCCAGCTCTCATCATGCCTATTGTCTAAACTTTTCATTATTCTTGGTCACTTAATTTCACTTTCGGAAATTCCATTTTAGCTACTACTTTGTCAGATCTTTAACTGGAGGCTCTTTATTTCGACGACAGAAAGGTGAtttaacaaatttaaaataattttctgggTTATAGAAAAAGTGAATAAATATTGCTCCTGGAATAGACCTGGTAGGTCAGTGTCCCACTCCCAGTTACTAGCACTGTACTTGGCCTACTACTGTGGATGCAGCTATCTGGACACGAGAGGGCTTGGCTTGTGGAAGTCCAGTGGCCGAGGATGTGCTTCAAAACTCAACAATCCTCTCTTTGCTCTTAAAAACTGAAGGCTTTTTCTTCATTGCTAAGCCAATATTTCAGCTTGTTGGAAACTGACTGGCTCTGTTACTGAGCTTGGCCGCCACTACACAGGTCACACTTGTAGAAAGGTGCCCATCAACACCActagaatctgaatgcttttgcATTCCCACATGTGCCCTATACCTTGGTACTGGCTGCACTCCTACTTTTGTATGATATGCACACGAGGGGTGTGCCATTACTGTTATAAGCAGAGTCCATACATCCTCAGGCATAGAATACACAACACAAAGAACAGCTGTTCAGAGTTATTACccaaacagtaaaaagaaaattatgctcaaataaattggttagtctctaaggtgccacaagtcctccttttttttttttttttgcaaatacagactaacacggctgctactctgaaacctaccaaaaTAGAGTAATTCCTTGCCAGGAATAGCCATCCAACCCAAAATCttcctgcagggggctggagcagcactgACTGAAGGGTATACACAAACTCTTGTGTCTTAATGAggtgttgtgtgttttttttaattaagttgaGTTAAAGTTATAAATTATAAGTACTCGTAACTGTTTTGACTGACTGCAAACGTTTTTGTTCCCAAGACCAGTAGCTCTGTCTTTGGTTTTCCATTCTGTCATGTCCTTTTCCCACTCTCCCACCAAGGGCGGCTCAGACAGTGGCTGCTGTTTTCCTGTTCTGAGTTTTCATCTCCAGAAACAAATAACCCTTCCTTCCCCAAAATAGACTGTTTGTCACCGAGACTCTAACTTGGAGGGATTCCCTCTTTACAGTACTCTTATTCGGGAGCCTTGGTTTGGCCTGCCCAGCAAATGCCACCAGCACACCACCTCCTGATGGCTtgtttaaagcaggggttctcaacctttctcttTCTAAGCCTCCCCACCCACGCCacccccatgctataaaaactccacagcctgCCTGTGCCATAACTGTttgtctgcatataaaagccagggccagcattggggggtagggaggaggaggcagggcaattgcccagggccccatacCACAGGTGGTCCCACAAAACTAAAttactcaggcttcagccccaggtgatagggcttcagctttctgccctgtgcTCCAGTGAGTCTGTTGGTGGCCCTgtttggtggaccccctgaaacctgcttgcagcccccaaGGGGGCCTTGGGCCCCttgttgagaactgctggtttaaAGGgtctccctcccactcctccctctGATCTAACTTTCATCATTCACGTAGGACAGGGAGGTACAGCCGGATCCTTCTTTTCTAATTTCCATGGCAGTAGTCATGGTTACAGACTGTTTATGCAAATAACCAGTATTTCTCTCCACCTACCCATACCAATCACTGACCATTACAGAGACTGACATTAAAGAGCTGATGACTTGGCCTGTTTGGTGTTCTTTGGCTTTATCAGCCATTGGAAATCCTGGTTTCTTTCCCATGCGGTCTCTAGAGTCTGTGCTAAAACGTTTATTTGCTGGAGGGTGGAGTCATTTAACACATTTTAACTCTTCAGCTCTGCCCATATGTTTTGATAGAAAAAGTAGAGGAAATTGAGTTGAGTACTCTGGGTTTATGATGAAATTTAATTCTCAACATCTTATGAGGAAATACTCCAGTTGCACTAACAGGTTCTGCCTGTATAACCAAGGTCAACTTCCATCTTCTCTCCTGCATCATGTTAGTTCGCTACATTCAGGAAGTGCTGTTTGCTAGGAGGTGAACAGTTCAagattcctcccctccctgctgggaaTATGGCTGTAGGCACAGATATCATCCCAAATAAGCTCCAGTGGTAATCAGTAGTCTTTGTACTCGTATAACTATATCTACACAAGGGCTTTTACCAATATACACCTATATTAGCAAAAAATCATACCCCTTACCAatagaaacaatgaggagtccagtggcaccttaaagacttaacagatttatttgggcataagctttcatgggtaaaaaaggGATCTGAAGAattgggtttttacccacaaaagcctgtgcccaaataaatctgttagtctttaaggtgccaacagactcctttttgtttttgtggatacagactaatgcagctacccctctgatacttaccAATGGAATTATGCCAGTAAAACTTAGAGTAGGCCAGCCCTTAGTGGCTCCCGTCACCACAGCGGAGGAAACACTATAGGAGAGCAAGCTCGATTCTCTTCTGATTCCTACATCATTAGCAAGGCTGAGAATTCTAACTGCAGAATCTCACTGGTGGTAAATGCAGAAACTGAAAAACATAGCTTGGTTTTCAGATTCCAGGTGGAGTGTGCAGGATTGATAGTAAAACTGTTCACTTGCAATCTGAGCTCTGTAGAAACTAAAGAGGGTGGGTTCATGTTTACCTCCTCTCAGTGCCATTTGTAGAACAACTTTTAAGCAAACCGTCCTTTAAGCTGGTGTCTAGGGTATGGTTGTGACTGTGATAGGAAGTGAAAAATATTCTATAGCCCCCTCATTCCACAGGGCCCCAAAGCAGTTAAACTGTAGAGATGAGGGTGTCAGTCAGCCAGTCTGCAGCCTTCTGCATAACTTACAAATGACACACTTAGCAGCAGTGATCACCAGCATGTTCTCGTGAGGGCAGCTCTGGCTAGACTCCTCAGGACTTTCCGCTGCATTTAAAACAGAACTGTCTTACCATGGCTAACCTCTTGCTGTGTCTGCCATTACCATgcctctgtctttctttcttttttgtaagGTGAGAGGATCTTGGGCTATGCCGAGGAGCCCTGTTATCTCTGGTTCGTCATGGAGTTCTGCGAAGGGGGAGATCTGAATCAGTACGTGCTCTCGCGGCGACCAGACCCGGCCACTAACAAGAGTTTCATGCTACAGCTAACCAGCGCAATTGCCTTCCTGCACAAGAACCATATTGTGCACAGGGACCTGAAGCCAGACAACATCTTGATCACCGAGAAGTCTGGCACCCCGGTTCTCAAGGTGGCAGACTTCGGACTCAGCAAGGTCTGTGCTGGGCTGACGGCTCGGGGCAAGGAAGGTGGGAATGATAACAAAAATGTGAATGTGAACAAGTACTGGCTGTCTTCAGCCTGCGGCTCTGACTTCTACATGGCCCCtgaggtctgggagggacactACACTGCCAAGGCAGACATCTTTGCCCTGGGCATCATCATCTGGGCCATGATTGAGAGGATAACTTTCATCGACGCAGAGACCAAGAAGGAGCTACTGGGGACCTACATCAAGCAGGGCACAGAGATTGTGCCCGTTGGGGAAGCACTGCTAGAAAACCCAAAGATGGAGTTGCATATCCCCCAGAAACGCAGGACTTCCATGTCTGAGGGGATCAAGCAACTCTTGAAAGACATGTTAGCTGCTAACCCACAGGATCGACCTGATGCCTTTGAGCTTGAAACCAGAATGGACCAGGTTACATGTGCTGCTTAAATTCAGGGCAAAGCATTAGTGCATTTTGCAATTGGGTAAGTGTTCTGCAGTTTTTCTGCAACTCTTTTCTTCACCTATTGCACCATCCCACTTATTGGCTGTACTGTGTAATGGCACAGTGGAGCCTTTTATATTCTTAGCTATTTATCCACTGACTCATGTAAGGACTACTTCCTGAGGCTTTCATCcacctttatttaaataaaatcataaaagAAGATGGAAAACAGAACTAGCAGCATCCCTGTCTAATATTCTCCAAACCCTATATTGGAAACAGTATCTAACACAAGAGGACCCCTACCTCACTCACTCACTGACCGAGCTGGCTAGTGTATTCTATAGTTAAGGTTACTAGAACCACTGTGATGAGAAACAAACCAAAATCTATGAGATCTTACTTTTGTGTGCTCGTCCCCACACCATCAGTCACCTGAGCAGAGTAAGGTCTCTAGGCAACTCATCCCTGCCTGGAGACCTTACTCTGCTCAGGTGAGTGATGTTGTGAGGCAAGGGACCACTCAAACAATTAGGACAAAAACTTTCCTGCTGGCTCATTCTCTGCGCACTAACCAACTAGAGGGAGGGATCCTGCAGAGAAAGAATAGTATGCTAACGTGATCCTTGTATCATGTGTACACATGAGGGGGCAGAAGGCTTCATTGGCTGCCTTGTCGATAACTAGAGTGCGTCCCTTTGCAGCCTTACTGTTCTCTTAATTGTGGGTTTTGCATGTAATATAGCAATTTTCTTCTGTTTGTACACAAATGAAGCTCATCACTATGCTCAGAGGCCTTCCCATGATAAGGTGCCATATTCCACTCACTAGCTATCTTTTGGATGCAATACAGTTTTGCTCAGCTACTTCATCCTTTCCATATCAAAGGACCTCCTCTACTTAATGGTTTGAATCAGGCTGAGCCTAGTTTAGGCAATCCTGAAGCTGGAACATTGGACATCCGATCTCCTGGGCTCTGCataccccttcccaccccaataTAATGTACTGGACTGATAACACCCTTATTGAATTTGAAGAGCTAAAACAGCTGTGCACACTGCTTAGGCATATACTGGGTAAAGTGGCAGGTGAGTTTTCAGCATGCACAATCCTGCTTCATCTAGAAGGAATGTAATTGGTCGTGTTTCAGTTTTACTTCCCAGTACTAAATAAGGGAATTCCTTATAGCATGAAATATACTCGTGCAATGCCAGACACATGTTCCTGTATTTGGCACAGTTGGGCGATATAAGCCTTCACAGGCAGAACGTTTACAGAATTGTTGTATTTTAACAGATTGCTCCCAGCTCATTTAAATGGAACCTCTTTCCTTCTAAGCTCAGTTACCTAAACCACACCTAGGAACTCCAAAATTCAAGGAGGAAGCAAAGCTCTCATAGTTTGCCCTTGCCACTGCTGTATTCAGAACCTAAAGGACTCCAGTAGCCAAAAGCCTTGTCTGTCAGAGCTGTAGAACTAGGGAATGGGGTTACATTGAGGTGGTGTCCTCAGTACCTGGGAAGTATTTATTTGTGGCAAAGCCACTTAGAAACAAAAGTTACTAGGGACTCCCCAAGCCAAAGAACTGGGATGAAACTGGAAAATTGCAGATCTGGGAGATGAAAGTAAAACTGGCCTTTGGAGAATCTTGGTCTTTCAAAAGCTCCTGCAGTGTTCTCTGTATAATGCTGATCAGGAATGTGATCTGTGACACTTCATTAGTGGAAAAATGACTAAACTGGAACTTAGCCACCTGTTCTGCTTGCTGTGGTCAGGAGACTGAGGAGCTCATACTCAAATTAAATATTAAAGGAAATTACAAATTGGAGCTGCCTTGGCACGTCACTATTTTCCTCCTTCACGGTGAAGTTGTGCAACATATGTTAAGATCAACCCGTAGACTAGAGACATGCCTCTGCAGTAATATGCATGTACAACAGGATGAGTTAAGGGCACTTTGGCAGCCCTGGCTCCTAATTTCCTCGCTGCTGTTGATTTGCCTTGACCATGAAGTGAGCATTTGCCTTGACCTGAAGATTATGTAATAAAgatgtgctctccctcccctttCTCTAGACACCAGTTTGGAATGTGCCCAGACAAGTACGTTATTTGGGGCATTTCTTACCAGTGTCAATCAGCAGCTGGTTTTCTCAGCTGAAGAGCTGCTGTGATTgaattaagatttttatttttttggtaagaATCTGACTTAACCCAGGAAAGCAAAGACACCCTTAGTTGAGACTTTGTTCTAGATACTCTCCCTCTAATGCCATGTATGTGATAAAAGGTACATCACAGTGAGTGACTGAATGGTGGGGCTGCATTAGTGCACAGGATGGTGGATCATTGGCTGTGTATAATGCAGGTTCCTGATGAGGTTGAGGTAGGGAGTTAAGAATGAATGAGCAGAATTGTGAACCCTTGAAATGGACTTTAGTGATAACTGATCCTTACCTGTTCTGACTAGATGCTACTAGAATAGCATACTTCACCTTTTGGTTTTAAGGGAAGAGGTGGATGTTTTCCTCCTGTGGGGGTTGGGGATACGCTATTTTTAAAGCGCCTGGCATCATGCATCTCCCGCGTGGTCCATGTTTTGCCTCTGCTGTTGCCATCTGTGATCACTCATGCTCTACTAACATGATGCTGCTGAGTTACGTAACAAGCCAGTGCCCTCTGGGGAAAATCCATTCTGCACATATCTGCAGAATAGTAAATGCAGGAATAATAAACAGAGAGGACAGTCCTACCCTGCAGCGGTTTACTTAAAACTCTAGCTGCCTGTTCAGATTCTCCCCTTCCCTATCCATGGATGGAGCCAGCAATTAGTCTTCACCAAATGTTTCCTTTAGTGACCCAGCCACAGTGGAAGTGGTTACCACTCATATAACTAAACTGAATGTGCCATCGTGGCTATGCTTTGCTTGTCCCCAGTAGCTGAGCTGAGTGCCGGCCATATGTTCATTGTAGACTTGGCGATTCTTTTGCATGATGGGGAAGTATTTCTCTGGTTCCTTCACTGTGCAGCAGTGCTCTTACATGCATGGCTTTTTAAACAGCATTCACACCTTCAAATCCACAATAGGTCCCTTACGCTAAAGCTCAGCAACAATGAAACATTCCCAACTCTTAAGTCTGAAACTGCCTGAGAAGCTTTAAATGAACTTAAATCAGTGCCTGAGGTCAGCATTAATGCCCCAGCAGTTGAGCATTTAACCACAAATCACTTCCCACAGCAAGTGTAACTTTGACCCTTATGAACCTTGTATCTTGAATTGCTGTATGTGCCATTCAGAACAGGCCTCTCATTTCTGTTTGAAGAGTTAAATGGCAAGAGACTTCAGACTGTAATTTAACTAAAGTTCATGTCCTAGCTTAGACACCACGCAATGCTGCCAGCCAGAGCTTGCCCATACTGGCCCCTTCTGGCTTCTCAAGGTCCAAGGGGGCTCATGTCTCTACACTTATGCTACAGATATTGCAGATCTGCCACTCAGCAGATTTTATATTTAACCAATATTTAGGGTTTTGTGGGGGAAAGTGTTCCTGCTGTTctgctgctgaagccagctggAACCCGTGAAGGTGACCTTCCTACTGGTTTTACCAGCCTGGCTGAGTACCCCAGAGCTGTCTGTCccacatgacaggtttcagagtaacagccgtgttagtctgtattcgcaaaaagaaaaggagtacttgtggcaccttagagactaaccaatttatttgagcatgagctttcgtgagctacagctcacttcatcggatgcataccgtggaaactgcagcagactttatatacacacagagaatatgaaacaataccttttcccaccccactgtcctgctggtaatagcttatctaaagtgatcatcaggttgggccatttccagcacaaatccaggttttctcaccctccaccccccccccccccaaactcactctcctgctggtaatagcccatccaaaaagtgacaactctctacacaatgtgcatgataatcaagttgggccatttcctgcacaaatccaggttctctcaccccctcccaaaaaccacacacacacaaactcactatcctgctagtaatagctcatccaaagtgaccattctccctacaatgtgcatgataattaaggtgggccatttccagcacaaatccaggttttctcacatcccccccatacacacacaaactcactctcctgctggtatcagagtaacagccgtattagtctgtattcgcaaaaagaaaaggagtacttgtggcaccttagagacgaaccaatttattagagcataagctttcgtgagctacagctcacttcctcagatgcatatcatggaaactgcagcaggctttatatatacacagagaatatgaaacaatacctactcccaccccactgtcctgctggtaatagcttatctaaagtgatcagtgatcatcattatgcaaggtagcctgtttcctcttgttttttcctacccccccccccccagatgttctggtttaacttggatttaaacttgaagagtggtcagtttggatgagctattaccagcaggagagtgagtttgtgtgtgtatgggggtgggggggatgtgagaaaacctggatttgtgcaggaaatagcccaacttgattgtcatgcacattgtgtaaagagttgtcactttggatgggctatcaccagcaggagagtgaatttgtgtggggggtggagggtgagaaaacctggatttgtgctggaaatggcccacctgatgatcactttagataagctattaccagcaggacagtggggtgggaggaggtattgtttcatattctctgtgtatatatataaagcctgctgcagtttccatgatatgcatctgaggaagtgagctgtagctcacgaaagcttatgctctaataaattggttagtctctaaggtgccacaagtactccttttctcctgctggtaatagcttatccaaactgaccactctccaagtttaaattcaagttaaaccagaacatctgggggggggggggggggtaggaaaaaacaagaggaaataggctaccttgcataatgacttagccactcccagtctctatttaagcctaaattaatagtatccaatttgcaaatgaattccaattcagcagtttctcgctggagtctggatttgaagtttttttgttttactcaCTGTCCTAGCTGTTGCTCCTTACTCCGTGCACACGGACTTTCTGTgtaagagtaaaaagaaaaggaggacttgtggcaccttagagactaacacatttatttgagcataagcttttgtgagctacagctcacttcattggatgcattcagtggaaaatacagtgaggagatttatatacatagagaacatgaaacaatgggtgttaccatacacactgtaaagagagtgatcacttaaggtaaggctattaccagcgggggggggggggggggggggttgagggataaccttttgtagtgataatcaagg
This genomic interval from Lepidochelys kempii isolate rLepKem1 chromosome 13, rLepKem1.hap2, whole genome shotgun sequence contains the following:
- the STK35 gene encoding serine/threonine-protein kinase 35: METAAADGGRRGTQRPAAERRRRPERERGPALRGPMEPAAGGGAGAPRYSLVAEIGRGSYGVVYEAVSGRSGARLAVKRIRCDAPENVELALAEFWALTSLRRRHPNVVRFEECVLQRDGLGQRMSHGNKQSQLYLRLVETSLKGERILGYAEEPCYLWFVMEFCEGGDLNQYVLSRRPDPATNKSFMLQLTSAIAFLHKNHIVHRDLKPDNILITEKSGTPVLKVADFGLSKVCAGLTARGKEGGNDNKNVNVNKYWLSSACGSDFYMAPEVWEGHYTAKADIFALGIIIWAMIERITFIDAETKKELLGTYIKQGTEIVPVGEALLENPKMELHIPQKRRTSMSEGIKQLLKDMLAANPQDRPDAFELETRMDQVTCAA